Genomic DNA from Chthonomonadales bacterium:
GTGAGCCGAGGGCATCGGCGAGCGCCTGGCGCAGGGCGACGGGAAGCTCGCTCACAGCCCGTGCTCACGGCGAATGTGGGCGAGCAGGCCGTCGGTCGCGGCGTCTACGAGGGCGTAGACGGCGTCGAACCCGCCCGTGTAGTAGGGGTCTGGCACGTCGCGGAGCGCCGAGCTCGGCGCGAAGTCCAGGAGCCGCGCGAGGCGGGCGCGCGACGGGCCGAAAGCCTCCAGGTCGACCAGGTTGGCCTCGTCCATGGCGATCACGTAGTCGGCGTCGGCCAGGTCGGCCTCCGTCACGAGCCGCGCGAGGTGCTCGAAGTGGATCCCGTGGGCGCGCAGCGCGCGCAGCGTTCCGCGGTGCGGCGGCTCGCCGAGGTGCCAGTGGCCGGTGCCGGCCGAGTCGGCCTCGATGTGCGCCTCCAATCCGGCCTGGCGGACGCGCTGCATGAAGACGGCCTCGGCCATCGGCGAACGGCAGATGTTGCCGAGACACACGAAGATGACGCGAACCATTCCGCTTCCTTTGGGGGGCGGCAGAGCGGGCCCATCCGGATTGACGCCCTGCCCCCTGACGGCTATAATGCGGACAACCTCCCGGCCCTACAGGAAACACAGCCATGAGCGTGCCTACAAGCATCACTCTACCCTCCTCCGAGACCCCGAAGGAGTGGTATAACCTGCTCGCCGACCTGCCCACCCCGATGCCCCCGCCACTCCACCCCGCTACCCAGAGGCCGGTCACGCCGGAAGACATGCTTCCGATCTTCCCCGCCAACCTGGTGGCGCAGGAGATGTGTCAGGAGCGGTGGGTTGAGATCCCCGATCCGATCCGCGAGATCTACGCTCTCTGGCGTCCGACCCCGCTGCTGCGGGCCGTGCGCCTGGAACGCGCGCTCCAGACGCCCGCGCACATCTACTACAAGTACGAGGGAGTGAGCCCCGCCGGGTCACACAAGCCCAACACGGCCGTTGCGCAGGCGTTCTACAACCGCGAGGCGGGCGTACGCCGTCTGGCCACGGAGACTGGCGCGGGCCAATGGGGCGCGTCGCTGGCGTTCGCGTGCCAGCTCTTCGGGCTCGAGTGCACGGTGTATATGGTCAAGGTCAGCTACCAGCAGAAGCCCTATCGCCGGATGATGATGGAGACATGGGGCGCGGAGGTGTTCCCGAGCCCGAGCGAGCAAACGGGGTTCGGGCGCAGGGTTCTCGCCGAGGACCCGGCCTGCCCGGGAAGCCTGGGGATGGCGATCAGCGAGGCCATCGAGGACACGCTCCGCGCCGAGGCGACGAAGTACTCACTCGGGAGCGTGCTGAATCACGTTCTCATGCACCAGACGGTGATCGGCCTTGAGGCCATCAGGCAGATGGAGTTGGCGGGCGAGGAGCCCGACGTCATCATCGGCTGCGTGGGCGGTGGCAGCAACTTCGCCGGCCTCGCCTTCCCGTTTCTTCGCGAGAAGGTGCTACGGGGCCGCGACTACCGCGTGGTGGCGGTGGAGCCCGCGGCCTGTCCCACGCTCACCGCGGGCGACCTGCGCTACGACTTCGGCGACACGGCTGGCATGACGCCGCTGCTGATGATGTACACGCTGGGTCACGACTTCATGCCGCCGCGCATCCACGCCGGCGGCCTGCGCTACCACGGCATGGCGCCGGCGGTGAGCCACGTGAAGAGGCTGGGCCTGATCGAGGCGGTGGCGCGGCCGCAGTCTCAGGTGTTCGAGAAGGCCGTGCTGTTCGCGCGCACGGAGGGCATCATCCCGGCGCCGGAGGCGGCTCACGCGGTGGAGGTGGCGATCAACGAGGCTGTGGCGGCGCGGGAGGCCGGCGAGCCGCGCGTCATACTCTTCAATCTCAGCGGCCACGGCATGCTGGACCTGTCGGCCTACGAGGCGTACCTGTCCGGGTCACTGCAGGACGCGTGAGCGCTGCCGCGATGCCATTCGACGGAGCGCCGGGGGAACCGGGGTCCCACCAGGCCAGGCTCGCCGCGGACGCTCACCCGTCTGTGCCAGGGCCATGCGCGCATCCAGTCGGCCACGCCACGCGCGCCGCGCGCCCCGGCATCCATGCCGGGGCGCGCGGAGGATGCGAGGGTCCGAGCTCCTGCATGACGGTGCTCGTCTCGAGCGTCGCGGTGATGCGGAGCGGGCCGCCCGTAGCGACTACCAACCGGGCCCCGGCCGCACGCGTAGACCATCGTCGCCTATCAGGATGCCGCCGCTGAATGCGAACTGCGCGCCGCCCGGGCCGGCCCCGTGCTGGAGGGCGATCACGAGGCCGGGATCCTCCAGGAACACCTCGACCCCCGCAAGGCCAGACGCGTTCGCCAGCAAGGGCGCCAGCGGATCGCCCGCAGCCTGCGAGAGCGGCGTGCTCACCACCATCGCCACCACGTTCTCGCGCTCCTCGCGGCCGAGCCTGGCCCACGGGAGGCGCTCACCGGGGCGCAGCGTGCCGCGGCATAGCGCCAGCACCTCGGCCCTGGCGGCTCGTCCGATGTCGCCGGCACGGCGCATCGCCTCGAGGAGCTGGGCCCGCCGGGGCTTGCCCCCCTCGTCCCGCACGCGCAGGTAGGTTGCCAGGTCGCGTGGGAGCGCCCGCGCGATCGCGCATCCGGGCTGAGTGTGCCGCGCATGGGAGCCTCGGCCACCCGCAGGATGTGGGAGCCGTCCTCGCGCTTCACCCACTCCCAGTCGCCAAGAGCGGCGAGAGCCTCCATCACGCTCGATGCCCGCATCCCGGCCGCGTTGAGCGCCAGAGCGTGCTCGGCAATCTCCGGCGAGGCCTCCAGGCGCAGGCCACCGACGGCGGCATCGGTCACGGAGCGCAGCAGGGCGCCCAGCGTGCTGAGGCCGCGCGGCGGCATGAGCGTCTGGAGCAGTGGGTCGCCGGATGAGTCCGGGATGCCGCCGCGCGACGCCGGCGGCAACGGGTTGCCAAGGGGGGCTGGGGGCGACCCATCGGGCTCGTCCGGCTTCTGGGCTACCCTACTTCGCATGATGGACCTCCGGAGCGTCGCGGACGCCAACAGCGCGGCCGGCGGTCGGGACACCCGTCGCCTACGGTACGGGCGCGGTGCAGTACGCGAAGGCGCTCGCCTCCGCCGTGCCCGAGTTGCGGGCGTATGCGGCGGCCCAGACGCTGAAGCCAAAGCCGCTCCCCTGGTAGATGCACATGAACTCGCCCTCCTCCCAGTTAACTGAGAAGGGGTTG
This window encodes:
- a CDS encoding low molecular weight phosphotyrosine protein phosphatase, producing the protein MVRVIFVCLGNICRSPMAEAVFMQRVRQAGLEAHIEADSAGTGHWHLGEPPHRGTLRALRAHGIHFEHLARLVTEADLADADYVIAMDEANLVDLEAFGPSRARLARLLDFAPSSALRDVPDPYYTGGFDAVYALVDAATDGLLAHIRREHGL
- a CDS encoding TrpB-like pyridoxal phosphate-dependent enzyme; the encoded protein is MSVPTSITLPSSETPKEWYNLLADLPTPMPPPLHPATQRPVTPEDMLPIFPANLVAQEMCQERWVEIPDPIREIYALWRPTPLLRAVRLERALQTPAHIYYKYEGVSPAGSHKPNTAVAQAFYNREAGVRRLATETGAGQWGASLAFACQLFGLECTVYMVKVSYQQKPYRRMMMETWGAEVFPSPSEQTGFGRRVLAEDPACPGSLGMAISEAIEDTLRAEATKYSLGSVLNHVLMHQTVIGLEAIRQMELAGEEPDVIIGCVGGGSNFAGLAFPFLREKVLRGRDYRVVAVEPAACPTLTAGDLRYDFGDTAGMTPLLMMYTLGHDFMPPRIHAGGLRYHGMAPAVSHVKRLGLIEAVARPQSQVFEKAVLFARTEGIIPAPEAAHAVEVAINEAVAAREAGEPRVILFNLSGHGMLDLSAYEAYLSGSLQDA